The region TTCTATTAAAATAGAACATTGAAACTCCCAGTGGGATGAATCAAACAATGTTCAAAAATGGCTTTTAtaatatttgaagaaattaGATCAGTTTGGATTAGGAAATCAATAAGgagtaaagaaataaagatgATTTGTTCCCTTAAGTGTCTATTTGACTAACAGTTTATACATTTTGTACTCACCTTTAATTATTTGTTGACCAAACTAAGAGCCCCAAAATTTTTTTCCACAACATTGTTTACAAAAATTGTCTGTGAAGCAATGCTGAGAAAATAAGCCAGGTTTTTTGCTTACAATGTTTTAAAAGCTGCACTCAACTTTGATTTAAAAATGCATTTCAGAAGAGTTGTATACATCATGCAGTTTGGTCTTGTATCATCTTTCTGCTTATATCTCATGATCTCATATGCGTGTTTTATGGTAGGTCAAGTTTGGTTTGCTCTCAGTTCCTGTCCCTCAAAGGCAAGGTCGTGGGCTTCAGAATATCCTGACCCATTGACCCATCAGCTCGCCGCAGATCTATGCACTGGCATAGTAACTTTTGACCTTATTACCACTAATGCAGATGCACTGCCCTGAGAGAGACTATAACGGATGTAAATTCTGAGATGCTATACGATGTCTCTCTCAAGGCCTAAGACGTGACGGTGGGGTCCGATCTTAGCTACTCTCAGCTCATGTCCCGCAAAGACGTGGTGGGTGGCTTCAGAATGTCTGCATATTCGACCTTGGTGTTATCGGCTCTCTGAGGTGGCGCTGGTGAATCTTCCAGGTCATCCGACGGGGTGTTACCGTGGTCGAGGTCGGCGTAGTCCAAGAGATGGGAACTATATTGCGCGTTGCCACCCGGTACTGGTGGCGTGTCTTCATCTGCAGCCGCGGCGGCCGCGTGGTACCGGTGGCCTCCGTTTGGTATGACTAGCTGCACCGCCTCGTGGGAGGTACTATTATGAAGCGTCCTGAAATGCGCTTTGCTCTCTCTCTCCAGCTGCATCCTACGGAGGTCGCGCTCGCTGTATCTGTCCGGAGGACGGAAGCAGAAACAGATGCCGCGTATAACTATGAGGTAGGCGACGATGATGAAGAAGAGGAGCAGAATTATGCCGAGTAAAACGCAGCCTACGATTATTACGATGCGTTGGTCTGCCAGTCTCGGTCCGACCTGTTTCTCCGCGATTATCTGGAGCTTCGCCACGCCGTAGCCGCTCGTAGTAAAAACCGTGCAAGACACAGTGACACTTCTCTTATCTTTGTTGAGGGTGGAAAAATGTTTTCTGTCCTCGGACAGCTGGTACTCGATATCTTTGTCCACAGACCACGTGTACCCGACGATATCGGCTGCCTCGTAGGAGCAGACCAGGTCGACGCGGTCCTGCTCGACGTGCGAATAGGTTATCTGTGGCTTGAAGGACTGAAAAGTGCAACGTTGTTCCGAATGGAACGTGGGGCTCTCCAGGATGCATTCAAATGCGCCGGTACTCAAGGCACTTCCATACACTGTGTGTTTGAAGCAGTGATGCCTGCGTTTGTCCAAGTCGTCGACGTACTCTGTCTTATTGCGGTACCACCTGACCGTCCCCTGTACCAGAGACACCAACAATGCCTCGCGCGTGAGTTCCACACAACAGTTAACCTCTATAAGTGGCTGCTCGTTTTCTTCCTCTCTCAGTTCTAGTTGACAGATTGGATCGGATTCCGAGGGTCTGTTGGTAACCTTCAGAGTGGCCATTGCGGATTCAAAAGTAGGCGTGATTTGACTGTTCGTTACAAATTCGTCGCTGTCGTACAGCTGGCAAGTAAAATTATAAAGATGGTGTTCCCAGGGAACGTTTGAACCTAGTATTGTACCAAATGTCTGTGATGTGATGACTGTGTAAACGTTCTCATATTCCGCAATGAATACATTTGTGGAGTTGCTGATAGCAATACCATTGACTGCCCATGAAAGCACGTAGTTACCAGTCACTGGAAAACTACAACTGAATATGGTTCTTCGGCTGCCGGTCATTCCCGGTATCTGATGCACGAACTCGGGATCGATTTGACCAGTTCTGGTTTGCCCCGCACAAATTACAACTATAGTCGTTAACAGGAAGGCTGCTAGAAGCCTTCCAATTGAACAGTCTGTCATTTCTTCTTTTAACTGTCAAGTGTCTTGAAATCGCCTAATTGGTTGGCTTCTCCATCGGCGAGTTGCTGATCGCTCTGAGGAAATACGCATTCCGCATTACTTCAAAACGGAGGCTAGCAAACATCctgaaagtaaacaaagaaatatatcaaGCGACATATCAAGCAATGAACCAGGAATACGGAGAGTCAAAGACAACTTAATAAATGTAGCAGCAGCACTTGGGAACATTTTCCAACACCCTTTCAACTTTTCATG is a window of Apostichopus japonicus isolate 1M-3 chromosome 21, ASM3797524v1, whole genome shotgun sequence DNA encoding:
- the LOC139963039 gene encoding uncharacterized protein, producing the protein MTDCSIGRLLAAFLLTTIVVICAGQTRTGQIDPEFVHQIPGMTGSRRTIFSCSFPVTGNYVLSWAVNGIAISNSTNVFIAEYENVYTVITSQTFGTILGSNVPWEHHLYNFTCQLYDSDEFVTNSQITPTFESAMATLKVTNRPSESDPICQLELREEENEQPLIEVNCCVELTREALLVSLVQGTVRWYRNKTEYVDDLDKRRHHCFKHTVYGSALSTGAFECILESPTFHSEQRCTFQSFKPQITYSHVEQDRVDLVCSYEAADIVGYTWSVDKDIEYQLSEDRKHFSTLNKDKRSVTVSCTVFTTSGYGVAKLQIIAEKQVGPRLADQRIVIIVGCVLLGIILLLFFIIVAYLIVIRGICFCFRPPDRYSERDLRRMQLERESKAHFRTLHNSTSHEAVQLVIPNGGHRYHAAAAAADEDTPPVPGGNAQYSSHLLDYADLDHGNTPSDDLEDSPAPPQRADNTKVEYADILKPPTTSLRDMS